A stretch of Roseofilum casamattae BLCC-M143 DNA encodes these proteins:
- the polA gene encoding DNA polymerase I — protein MASSAPQPLLLLIDGHSLAFRSYYAFAKSRDGGLKTRTGIPTSICFGFLKALFEVLSQQTPQALAIAFDRGKETFRHQADPNYKANREETPDDFVPDIENLQQILAALQIPIASSAGYEADDILATLAERGAAAGYRVKILTGDRDLFQLVNAEKLISVLYLRGGSQNRDNTAYEYDPIQVQEKMGVTPEQVVDYKALCGDASDNIPGVRGIGEKTAVKLLQEYGTLDGVYRAIDSIKGAMQKKLVAGKEDAYHSQFLAQIIRDVELELPLEKCKLQGFDAQEVSPLFASLELQTFSKKLDKLQELFGGEVPTKPEALAIAEQESEELFFWTAKDTEAAQKEKELPFVPEVINTPDKLTDLVERLQACTDAVAWDTETTDLDPRIAKLVGVGCCFAEGKDKEPTVAYLPLNHQDGKNLDCDRAIDLLRPLLEDSNSTKIFQNAKFDRLIFQNYGITLQGRIFDTLLASYILNPDSAHNLSALAQQELGIISQSYTELVPKGKTIADIDISLVAGYCGMDVYAAFHLCDRFQQKLANFPKLEQLLTEIELPLEPVLAKMEWTGIRIDSDYLNSLSEQLAKQLETIKTKAHKIAGDEFNLGSPKQVSSILFEKLQLPTRKSRKIKTGYSTDAATLEKLQSDDTTGVVRAILDYRTLDKLKSTYVDALPQLVHPQTQRVHTDFNQAVTSTGRLSSSNPNLQNIPIRTEFSRQIRKAFIPETGWILSAADYSQIELRILAHLSGEPTLIDAYQNQRDIHAVTAQLLFDREEITPEERRLGKVINFGVIYGMGAQRFAREAGVSAIEGKEFIDRFNRQYPQVFAYLEQVKHEAIAQGYVETIFGRRRYFQFESLELKKQFGKPANEISLQGIRLGRNDAGLLRAAANAPIQGSSADLIKIAMVKLDKVLENYQGRLLLQVHDELVLEMPENEWEQLSSDIKTTMESAAVLNVPLVADIHQGKSWMSAK, from the coding sequence GTGGCTTCTTCTGCTCCTCAACCCCTACTGCTCCTCATTGACGGCCATTCTCTGGCGTTTCGCTCCTACTATGCCTTTGCCAAAAGTCGCGACGGAGGACTAAAGACTCGTACCGGTATTCCGACAAGCATTTGTTTTGGCTTTCTCAAGGCGCTGTTTGAAGTACTTTCCCAGCAAACGCCACAAGCGCTGGCTATTGCTTTCGATCGCGGTAAGGAAACGTTTCGCCATCAAGCCGACCCCAATTATAAGGCCAATCGCGAGGAAACCCCGGACGATTTTGTCCCGGATATCGAGAACTTACAGCAAATTTTAGCAGCATTGCAGATTCCGATCGCCTCTTCTGCCGGATACGAAGCGGACGATATCCTGGCAACCTTAGCGGAGCGAGGAGCTGCGGCAGGGTATCGCGTGAAGATTCTAACTGGCGATCGCGATTTATTTCAACTGGTGAATGCGGAAAAATTGATTAGCGTTTTGTATCTCCGGGGAGGTTCTCAAAATCGGGATAATACGGCCTACGAATACGATCCGATCCAGGTGCAGGAAAAAATGGGAGTAACTCCGGAACAAGTGGTGGACTACAAAGCCTTGTGCGGGGATGCTTCCGATAATATTCCGGGAGTTCGAGGGATTGGGGAGAAAACGGCGGTGAAATTGCTGCAAGAGTATGGCACGTTAGATGGAGTATATCGGGCGATCGATAGTATTAAAGGCGCGATGCAGAAAAAGCTGGTTGCAGGGAAAGAGGATGCTTATCATTCGCAGTTTCTCGCGCAAATTATTCGCGATGTGGAGTTAGAGCTTCCGTTAGAGAAGTGCAAGCTCCAAGGTTTCGACGCGCAAGAGGTTTCTCCGCTTTTTGCTAGTTTAGAATTGCAAACCTTTAGCAAGAAATTAGATAAGCTGCAAGAATTATTTGGCGGAGAAGTTCCCACGAAACCCGAGGCTCTTGCGATCGCAGAACAGGAGAGCGAAGAGTTATTCTTTTGGACGGCGAAAGATACGGAAGCGGCGCAAAAGGAAAAGGAGTTGCCGTTTGTTCCGGAAGTTATTAATACCCCGGATAAGTTAACGGATTTAGTCGAAAGATTGCAAGCGTGTACCGATGCAGTGGCTTGGGATACGGAAACCACAGATTTAGATCCGCGAATAGCAAAATTAGTTGGAGTTGGTTGTTGTTTTGCTGAAGGAAAGGATAAGGAACCGACTGTTGCTTATTTGCCACTGAATCATCAGGACGGAAAGAATTTAGATTGCGATCGCGCGATCGATCTGTTGCGTCCCCTACTCGAAGATTCTAACTCGACTAAAATCTTCCAAAATGCGAAATTCGATCGCCTGATTTTCCAAAATTATGGCATTACCTTACAAGGTAGAATCTTCGATACGTTGCTCGCCAGCTATATTCTCAATCCAGATAGTGCCCACAATCTGAGTGCTTTAGCGCAACAAGAGTTAGGAATTATTTCCCAAAGTTATACCGAACTGGTTCCGAAAGGAAAAACCATTGCAGATATCGATATTTCGCTAGTCGCCGGGTATTGCGGCATGGATGTTTACGCGGCATTTCATTTGTGCGATCGCTTTCAACAAAAACTCGCCAACTTCCCCAAACTCGAGCAACTCCTGACTGAAATTGAACTGCCTCTCGAGCCAGTTTTAGCGAAAATGGAATGGACGGGAATTCGCATCGATAGCGACTATTTAAATAGTTTGTCCGAACAACTGGCAAAACAACTGGAAACCATCAAAACCAAAGCACATAAAATAGCTGGAGACGAATTCAATTTAGGATCGCCGAAACAAGTCAGTTCCATCTTATTCGAGAAACTACAACTGCCGACGCGCAAATCTCGCAAAATCAAAACCGGATATTCTACCGACGCAGCAACTCTAGAAAAACTTCAATCTGACGATACAACTGGCGTGGTGCGCGCTATTCTCGACTACCGGACTTTGGATAAACTGAAATCCACTTATGTCGATGCACTCCCACAGCTAGTGCATCCGCAAACCCAACGGGTGCATACAGACTTTAACCAAGCAGTGACTAGTACGGGAAGGTTGTCGTCGTCTAATCCAAACTTACAAAATATTCCCATTCGTACGGAGTTTTCCCGACAAATTCGGAAAGCATTTATTCCGGAAACGGGATGGATTTTATCCGCTGCGGATTATTCGCAAATTGAGTTGCGTATCCTCGCTCATCTAAGTGGCGAACCCACCTTAATTGATGCCTATCAAAATCAGCGAGATATTCACGCCGTAACGGCACAATTGTTATTCGATCGCGAAGAAATTACGCCAGAAGAGCGGCGCTTGGGAAAAGTGATTAACTTCGGCGTGATTTACGGTATGGGAGCGCAGCGGTTTGCCAGAGAAGCGGGAGTGAGCGCCATCGAAGGGAAAGAATTTATCGATCGCTTTAACCGGCAATATCCACAAGTCTTTGCTTATCTAGAACAAGTGAAACACGAAGCGATCGCGCAAGGCTATGTGGAAACAATTTTCGGTCGCCGCCGCTATTTTCAATTTGAATCTTTAGAACTAAAAAAACAATTCGGAAAACCCGCAAATGAGATTTCACTTCAGGGAATTCGCTTAGGTAGAAATGATGCCGGACTGTTGCGCGCTGCTGCCAATGCTCCCATTCAAGGATCGAGCGCCGATCTGATTAAAATTGCTATGGTAAAACTAGATAAAGTTTTGGAAAACTACCAAGGACGCTTGTTATTGCAAGTCCATGATGAATTGGTTCTAGAAATGCCGGAGAATGAGTGGGAACAACTCTCGTCAGACATTAAAACTACTATGGAAAGTGCTGCTGTTCTGAATGTCCCCTTAGTCGCAGACATTCACCAAGGCAAGAGTTGGATGAGTGCAAAATAA
- the nblB gene encoding phycobilisome degradation protein NblB: protein MSVTPESVQALLESENFGDRIRGVNQLRDLDPAIAFPMAVQLATDGSVRVRYAAISQLAELGKQDRERSLQVLSDRLANDPEIDVKAAAADSLGALQLVEAYPQLAEAYHGTEEWLLQMSIVATLGELGDRRALTLLETALASPTELVRTSAVSALGELGLSEGVALLLPLVEDSDWQVRHRLAQALQALGGDEVQAALEKLASDAVEAVAIAAQPH from the coding sequence ATGAGTGTAACTCCTGAATCAGTACAGGCGTTGTTAGAGTCGGAAAATTTTGGCGATCGCATCCGAGGAGTGAACCAACTGCGCGATCTCGATCCGGCTATCGCATTTCCCATGGCAGTCCAGTTAGCCACCGATGGTAGCGTGCGGGTGCGCTATGCTGCCATCAGTCAGTTAGCAGAGCTGGGAAAACAGGATAGAGAGCGAAGTTTGCAGGTTTTGAGCGATCGCTTGGCGAACGATCCGGAAATTGATGTGAAAGCCGCAGCGGCTGATAGTTTGGGAGCGCTGCAGCTCGTCGAAGCCTATCCGCAGTTGGCCGAAGCCTATCATGGAACTGAGGAATGGCTGTTACAAATGAGTATTGTTGCAACTCTGGGAGAATTAGGCGATCGCCGCGCCCTGACGTTGCTGGAAACCGCTCTCGCTTCGCCAACCGAGCTGGTACGTACCTCTGCAGTTAGTGCATTGGGAGAGTTAGGGCTTTCGGAAGGAGTGGCGCTGTTGCTGCCTTTGGTAGAGGACTCGGACTGGCAAGTACGCCATCGACTAGCACAAGCGTTACAGGCTTTGGGGGGAGATGAGGTGCAGGCGGCTCTGGAGAAACTCGCCAGCGATGCGGTAGAAGCGGTAGCGATCGCGGCGCAACCTCATTAG
- a CDS encoding DUF4351 domain-containing protein, with protein sequence MSSITNWIEEGIEKGKHQQAVFLILRQLPWKIGAVKPYLQDEIEQLPLHSLEDLSIALLKFADSDDLELWLERTARQLPIAIP encoded by the coding sequence GTGAGTAGCATAACTAACTGGATAGAAGAAGGTATCGAAAAAGGAAAGCATCAGCAAGCCGTGTTCTTAATTCTACGCCAATTGCCTTGGAAAATAGGAGCAGTGAAACCTTATTTGCAGGATGAAATCGAACAACTGCCACTACACTCTCTGGAAGATTTATCCATCGCCTTACTCAAATTTGCCGACTCTGACGATTTAGAATTGTGGCTCGAGAGGACAGCTCGTCAACTCCCGATCGCCATCCCCTAG
- a CDS encoding CBS domain-containing protein — protein sequence MPKTVADVMTRNPVVVSPDASLKETIAILADRRISGLPVVNEEGKLVGVISETDLMWQETGVEPPPYIMLLDSVIYLENPATYEKELHKAMGLTVGEVMSDRPISVKGDRSLRDAAKLMQKHNIRRLPVLDDSEALVGILTRGDIIRDLASS from the coding sequence ATGCCGAAAACCGTTGCTGATGTGATGACGCGAAATCCGGTAGTGGTGAGTCCGGACGCCTCCTTAAAGGAAACGATCGCCATTTTAGCCGATCGCCGCATTAGCGGTTTGCCCGTCGTCAATGAGGAGGGTAAGCTCGTTGGGGTGATTTCGGAGACGGATTTAATGTGGCAAGAAACGGGAGTGGAACCGCCGCCGTATATTATGCTTCTCGATAGCGTGATTTATTTGGAAAACCCGGCTACCTATGAAAAGGAGCTGCACAAAGCCATGGGGTTAACCGTTGGCGAGGTGATGAGCGATCGCCCAATTTCCGTAAAAGGCGATCGCTCTTTGCGGGATGCTGCTAAACTGATGCAGAAGCACAATATCCGTCGCTTGCCCGTGCTAGATGATTCGGAAGCTTTGGTTGGAATTCTCACCCGAGGCGATATTATCCGCGATCTGGCTTCCAGCTAG
- a CDS encoding SUMF1/EgtB/PvdO family nonheme iron enzyme, with protein sequence MPQVLAGHYVIERKLSQGGFGQTYLAKDLHLPGSPICVVKQLKPQSEDSQMLKIAQRLFNREAQTLQRLGEHPQIPRLLAFFEQDDEFYLVQEYIQGRELSREIHAGKQWSETDAIALLRDMLVPLEFVHQQGVIHRDLKPANIIRRSQDDKLVLIDFGAVKQTLSETTTSTERSTSLIPSVIIGSRGYMPSEQAIGRPKLSSDIYAIGIIAIQTLTGKAPKYLPKDTETEEILWQQFASVSPELRLVLEKMVRYHFGDRYSCASEALEAVRALPLSSPSAPAPRPKQPEIEPDTATAISTSISSDSVSIESSSSTAVTFRKLDREDRWGGSFIGELEVSGKSIALYQGDITNLTADVIVSSDDKFLSMRGGVSRKIRSVGGDKIYNQAQELVPLAIGDIGITTAGKLSAKKIYHGAVMDLYQKPSPEILKQVVRKCLVAADRDGFQSIAFPLLGTGTGCFPALEALQIILEESIQKLGDYSADLNKIILVIYSKISSMNPTRSLLVGLIQSVLETMTDYHFSTRAQVESRKPITSPQIAPNDPTIISAENQLNPVFPQIPPLSTFNFEVVTVDRQGEIIQYQDCKAQSFQEDLGDRIAIEMVSIPGGTFLMGSPDYEQGRDWDESPQHEVNIAPFYLSKFQMTQAQWRRVAALPQVNISLESHPSHFQGDNLPVEQVSWYEVEEFCARLSRHTGRNYRLPSEAQWEYAARAGTITPFYCGATLTTELANFNSNFRYANAPKGENREKTTPVGSFPPNPFGLYDIHGNVWEWCLDSWHDNYDRAPNDGSAWLSENDTTKRVLRGGSWMFLSRTCRCADRDRFNPDASFKFVGFRLCLQ encoded by the coding sequence ATGCCACAGGTGCTTGCAGGTCACTATGTCATCGAACGGAAACTGAGCCAAGGGGGGTTTGGTCAAACTTACTTAGCGAAAGACCTGCACCTTCCTGGGTCTCCCATATGCGTGGTCAAACAATTGAAACCGCAATCTGAAGACTCGCAGATGTTGAAGATTGCGCAACGGTTATTTAACCGAGAGGCTCAAACTCTGCAACGTTTGGGAGAGCACCCGCAAATTCCACGCTTGTTAGCGTTTTTCGAGCAGGACGATGAGTTTTATCTGGTTCAGGAGTACATTCAGGGTCGCGAACTGAGTCGGGAAATTCATGCCGGAAAGCAATGGTCGGAAACAGATGCGATCGCACTTTTGCGAGATATGCTCGTTCCCTTAGAGTTCGTCCATCAACAAGGAGTCATTCATCGAGACTTAAAACCAGCGAATATTATTCGGCGATCGCAAGACGATAAACTGGTATTAATTGATTTTGGTGCGGTCAAGCAGACGTTATCTGAAACAACAACTTCAACGGAGCGGAGTACCTCCCTAATACCATCGGTTATTATCGGCTCTCGCGGCTATATGCCCAGCGAACAGGCGATCGGCCGTCCGAAACTCAGTAGCGATATTTATGCGATCGGCATTATTGCGATCCAAACTCTGACGGGAAAAGCACCGAAATATCTCCCGAAAGATACGGAAACAGAAGAGATTTTATGGCAACAATTTGCGTCAGTGAGTCCGGAGTTACGGCTAGTGTTAGAGAAAATGGTGCGCTATCATTTTGGCGATCGCTATTCCTGCGCATCCGAAGCACTTGAAGCTGTTCGCGCACTCCCCTTATCGTCTCCTTCTGCTCCTGCTCCCCGTCCCAAACAACCAGAAATTGAACCAGATACTGCAACAGCGATCTCTACCTCCATTTCCTCTGATTCTGTTTCTATCGAGTCTAGCTCTTCGACTGCTGTCACCTTTAGAAAACTCGATCGAGAAGATCGATGGGGAGGCTCATTTATCGGTGAATTAGAAGTATCAGGTAAATCCATTGCACTTTATCAGGGCGATATTACTAATTTGACCGCTGATGTTATCGTTAGTTCGGATGATAAATTCTTGAGTATGAGAGGAGGTGTATCGAGAAAAATTCGTTCTGTAGGAGGTGATAAAATTTACAACCAAGCACAAGAACTCGTGCCTTTAGCGATCGGGGATATTGGCATTACAACTGCTGGCAAATTATCGGCTAAGAAAATTTATCATGGTGCAGTAATGGATTTGTACCAAAAACCTTCTCCAGAAATTCTGAAACAAGTGGTACGGAAATGTTTAGTAGCAGCAGATCGAGATGGTTTTCAAAGTATTGCCTTTCCACTCTTAGGTACTGGAACGGGATGTTTTCCTGCCCTTGAAGCCTTGCAAATTATTTTAGAAGAATCCATACAAAAACTAGGTGATTATTCTGCTGATTTAAATAAAATAATTCTAGTAATATATAGCAAGATTTCCTCAATGAATCCCACGAGATCGCTGTTAGTAGGGTTGATTCAATCGGTCTTAGAAACGATGACAGATTACCATTTCAGTACTAGAGCACAAGTAGAGTCAAGGAAACCGATTACTTCACCTCAGATTGCTCCCAATGACCCAACCATAATTTCAGCAGAAAATCAACTAAATCCGGTCTTTCCTCAGATTCCACCACTCTCCACATTTAACTTTGAAGTTGTCACGGTCGATCGCCAAGGAGAAATTATCCAATATCAAGATTGTAAAGCACAATCCTTTCAAGAAGATTTAGGCGATCGCATCGCTATTGAAATGGTTTCCATCCCTGGCGGCACATTTCTCATGGGTTCTCCAGACTACGAACAGGGACGAGATTGGGATGAAAGTCCGCAACATGAAGTTAACATTGCTCCATTTTATCTGAGTAAGTTTCAAATGACGCAAGCCCAATGGCGTAGAGTCGCTGCATTACCTCAAGTCAATATTTCCCTAGAATCTCATCCCTCTCATTTTCAAGGAGATAATTTACCAGTAGAACAAGTATCGTGGTATGAGGTGGAGGAATTTTGTGCCCGACTTTCTCGCCATACAGGACGTAATTATCGACTGCCTTCGGAAGCGCAATGGGAATATGCAGCTCGTGCTGGAACAATAACCCCATTTTACTGTGGCGCAACCTTAACCACAGAACTTGCAAACTTTAATAGCAACTTTCGCTATGCCAATGCTCCGAAAGGGGAAAACCGGGAAAAAACAACTCCTGTAGGCAGCTTTCCGCCGAATCCATTTGGGTTATACGATATCCATGGAAATGTTTGGGAATGGTGTTTGGATAGTTGGCACGATAATTACGATCGCGCTCCCAATGATGGTAGTGCTTGGTTATCTGAAAATGATACAACTAAGCGCGTCCTGCGGGGAGGATCTTGGATGTTTTTGTCCAGAACTTGTCGCTGTGCCGATCGCGATCGTTTTAATCCCGATGCTTCGTTTAAATTTGTCGGATTCCGCCTTTGTTTACAATAA